One Ignavibacterium album JCM 16511 genomic region harbors:
- a CDS encoding toxin-antitoxin system HicB family antitoxin, with the protein MKKDLYYYMSLNYPIELIKIPEDEGGGYSACIPLLGRNAFLSDGETIDEALKNLEIIKEENFSRMLEKGIPIPEPQEQMEEEFSGKFLVRVPKELHRELVRNSNKNGISLNQYVQYVITKGISFSSFEEITETYSNKFEQVLTEMKKVEYEIQEKNIYKEFSSTSLHYIVGDKQDNEYDQYSKVG; encoded by the coding sequence GTGAAAAAGGATCTTTATTATTATATGAGCCTAAATTATCCAATTGAATTGATAAAAATACCTGAAGATGAGGGTGGTGGTTATTCAGCTTGTATACCACTTCTAGGAAGAAATGCTTTCCTTTCTGATGGGGAAACCATTGATGAAGCATTAAAAAATCTTGAAATTATAAAAGAAGAAAATTTTTCAAGAATGTTAGAAAAAGGAATTCCAATTCCTGAACCTCAAGAACAAATGGAAGAAGAATTTAGTGGTAAATTCTTGGTTAGAGTACCTAAAGAATTACATAGAGAATTGGTTCGTAATTCCAATAAAAACGGAATAAGCTTAAATCAATATGTACAATATGTAATTACTAAAGGAATATCGTTTTCTTCATTCGAAGAAATTACAGAAACATATAGCAATAAATTTGAACAAGTGCTAACTGAAATGAAAAAAGTTGAGTATGAAATTCAAGAGAAAAATATTTATAAAGAATTTTCTTCTACGAGTCTTCATTACATAGTAGGTGATAAACAAGATAATGAATACGATCAATATTCAAAAGTTGGATAG
- a CDS encoding Eco57I restriction-modification methylase domain-containing protein, producing the protein MDTKQTLENLINQFNSDNLNSLLRAKSRTFRRIDESLLHLNDDQFNNCTLFGEFKVGDEDLMVVITSKVNKPLSERTGKKAQYTFGKKFLKESQRYIGGFFIFYDDKGDFRFSLIYDIPLSTGKRDWSNFRRYTYFVSSSKANKTFRLQFEKADFSDFDKILKAFSLDAVTDEFYNSFKPNFDLISASVKGTSNEELKKDFALLFIIRVIFLGFVQKKLWLNKDEDFILNFWKEYKTKYFGKNLFYNEWVRPLFFESLNNPPGRKVFNRTTPFSENTALALQMAPYLNGELFKEKKGYDDCDLFIPDINIEQFFDFLFSYNFTIEENTLYDQDLELNPEFLGIIFERLVNKEDGAVYTPRTEVDFMCRISLVKWLEKNSNVAKKKLYHLFFDKQNENSKEEILNEDEKVHILSLLKNVTVCDPAAGSGAFPVGMLQVLDEVIHSLTANDETNIFERKKEIISRSLYGVEVKHWAVWINQLRLWLSLFIDMPDEFKSSFEPLLPNLEFKIRRGDSLVQIIGNKLFTVESHANISPELKRKITELKKEKSDFFFGKSRLNADLIRKKEADIFKAIIEEQILDKKKTLKVFGKEEANEDIFGSISQKEELRLHLDEKKQNEIKEQIKNLEEELRSIKDEHPLVWNIEFAEIFFDRNGLASQSLSDGGFDIIIGNPPYVRQEKISDPNGKFETTEYKELLRQTIYEEFPEHFYLKKDKSKLKIKIDGKSDLYTFFYLKSLKLLNEKGVHTFICSNSWLDVGYGKWLQEFILENVKLDFVIDNNAKRSFSSADVNTIITVIEATNQKVNENHKAKFIVYKRPFDEVLNTENLLLVEYAETITKDDDFRVYPITYKELKEAGTVYEDEQAKKLGQGIYEGDKWGGKYLRAPDIFFTILEKGKDKLVRLGDIAKIKSGIITGDNNFYYRFKETDYDKKKFEVAFKSPKDVTTIMINGKDTKYVILKENRFLHKRARILTGDTKNDKFIFHLNSDNILFEHKFIGIDNYKDEVKLIYILNSTLIAFISEVFGNSNLGEGALYLVPRDIKIFIIPNPDYIDIKYNFIKSFLTRRIKSIFEELGFDKTKPIRSQNPNPLPDRKALDDIIFDALGLTQAEREEVYYAVAELVQNRLNKAKSV; encoded by the coding sequence ATGGATACAAAACAGACACTCGAAAACCTTATCAATCAATTCAACAGTGATAATCTAAATTCTCTTTTAAGAGCAAAATCTAGAACATTTCGAAGAATTGATGAATCACTCCTGCATCTAAATGATGACCAATTTAATAATTGTACTCTTTTCGGCGAATTTAAAGTTGGCGATGAAGATTTAATGGTGGTGATTACTTCCAAAGTAAACAAACCTCTTTCTGAACGCACAGGCAAAAAAGCACAATACACATTCGGCAAAAAATTCTTAAAAGAATCGCAGCGATATATCGGCGGCTTTTTCATTTTCTACGATGATAAAGGCGATTTCAGATTTTCACTCATTTACGATATTCCATTATCTACAGGCAAAAGAGATTGGAGTAATTTCAGAAGATACACTTACTTTGTTTCGAGTTCAAAAGCCAATAAAACTTTTCGTCTTCAGTTTGAAAAAGCTGATTTTTCAGATTTTGATAAGATATTGAAAGCATTTTCTCTCGATGCTGTTACCGACGAATTCTACAATTCATTCAAACCTAACTTTGATTTGATTTCAGCAAGTGTAAAAGGAACTTCAAACGAAGAACTCAAAAAAGATTTTGCTTTGCTATTTATTATACGAGTAATCTTTCTTGGTTTCGTTCAAAAAAAATTATGGCTTAATAAAGATGAAGATTTTATTCTGAATTTCTGGAAAGAATATAAGACAAAATATTTTGGAAAGAATTTGTTTTATAATGAGTGGGTTAGACCTTTATTTTTTGAATCACTTAATAATCCGCCTGGAAGAAAAGTCTTTAATCGAACAACTCCATTTTCTGAAAACACTGCTTTAGCATTGCAAATGGCTCCTTATCTTAATGGAGAACTATTCAAAGAAAAGAAAGGATATGATGATTGTGATTTATTCATCCCCGATATAAACATTGAACAATTCTTTGATTTTCTTTTTTCATACAATTTTACAATTGAAGAGAATACACTTTACGATCAAGACCTTGAATTAAATCCTGAATTTTTAGGAATCATTTTTGAACGCCTTGTTAATAAAGAAGACGGTGCGGTTTATACTCCGAGAACGGAAGTAGATTTTATGTGTCGTATTTCTCTTGTAAAATGGTTGGAGAAAAATTCAAATGTTGCTAAGAAAAAACTTTATCATCTTTTCTTTGATAAACAAAATGAAAATTCAAAAGAAGAAATATTAAACGAAGATGAAAAAGTTCATATACTTTCTTTATTAAAAAATGTTACCGTTTGTGACCCCGCTGCTGGTTCGGGTGCATTTCCAGTTGGAATGCTGCAAGTTCTGGATGAAGTTATTCATTCACTTACTGCTAATGATGAAACAAATATTTTTGAAAGGAAAAAAGAAATTATTAGCCGTTCCCTTTATGGTGTTGAAGTAAAACATTGGGCTGTGTGGATAAATCAACTTCGACTATGGCTTTCTCTGTTTATTGATATGCCAGACGAATTTAAATCTTCTTTCGAACCCTTACTTCCAAACCTCGAGTTCAAAATTAGAAGAGGTGATTCATTAGTTCAAATTATTGGAAATAAGCTATTCACCGTTGAAAGCCACGCAAATATTTCTCCTGAATTAAAAAGAAAAATCACAGAGTTGAAAAAGGAAAAAAGTGATTTCTTTTTTGGTAAAAGCAGATTAAATGCTGATCTTATAAGAAAAAAAGAAGCTGATATTTTCAAAGCAATTATTGAAGAACAGATTTTAGATAAGAAAAAAACATTAAAAGTTTTTGGTAAAGAAGAAGCGAATGAAGATATTTTTGGAAGCATTTCACAAAAGGAAGAACTCCGTTTACATCTTGATGAAAAGAAACAAAATGAAATTAAAGAACAGATAAAAAATTTAGAAGAGGAATTACGTTCAATAAAAGATGAGCACCCGCTTGTGTGGAATATTGAATTTGCTGAAATTTTTTTTGACAGAAATGGGCTTGCTAGCCAAAGCCTAAGCGACGGCGGGTTTGATATAATAATTGGCAATCCGCCTTATGTAAGACAAGAAAAAATTTCTGATCCAAACGGAAAATTTGAAACAACAGAATACAAAGAACTTTTACGCCAAACTATTTATGAAGAATTTCCTGAACACTTTTATCTAAAAAAAGATAAATCAAAATTAAAAATTAAGATTGATGGCAAATCAGATTTATATACTTTCTTCTATCTTAAATCCTTAAAACTTTTGAATGAAAAAGGTGTTCATACTTTTATATGTTCTAATTCCTGGCTGGATGTTGGTTACGGCAAATGGCTTCAAGAATTTATTTTGGAAAATGTAAAACTTGATTTCGTGATTGACAATAATGCAAAACGTTCTTTTTCAAGTGCTGATGTAAATACAATCATTACAGTTATCGAAGCAACTAATCAAAAAGTAAATGAAAATCATAAAGCAAAATTTATTGTTTATAAACGTCCATTCGATGAGGTTTTGAACACCGAAAATCTTTTACTGGTTGAATATGCTGAAACAATTACAAAAGATGATGACTTTAGAGTTTATCCAATTACTTACAAAGAATTGAAAGAAGCGGGAACGGTTTACGAAGATGAACAAGCAAAAAAACTTGGACAAGGAATTTATGAAGGTGATAAATGGGGCGGTAAATATCTACGTGCACCAGATATTTTCTTTACAATTCTTGAGAAAGGAAAAGATAAACTTGTAAGGCTTGGTGATATTGCAAAAATCAAATCTGGCATCATAACAGGGGATAATAATTTTTATTATAGATTTAAGGAAACGGATTATGATAAGAAAAAATTTGAAGTTGCTTTCAAATCACCAAAAGATGTTACAACTATTATGATCAATGGTAAGGATACAAAATATGTTATATTAAAAGAAAATAGGTTCTTACATAAAAGAGCACGAATTTTGACAGGTGATACTAAAAACGATAAATTTATCTTTCATTTGAATTCAGATAATATTTTATTTGAACATAAATTCATCGGTATTGACAACTATAAAGATGAAGTCAAGTTAATCTATATTTTAAATAGCACACTAATCGCTTTTATATCGGAAGTTTTTGGCAATAGTAATTTAGGTGAAGGAGCACTTTACCTCGTACCCAGAGATATAAAAATATTCATAATTCCAAATCCGGATTATATAGATATTAAATATAATTTTATCAAAAGTTTTCTAACAAGAAGAATAAAATCAATCTTCGAAGAACTCGGTTTCGACAAGACAAAACCAATTCGTTCTCAAAATCCAAATCCACTACCAGACAGAAAAGCCCTCGATGATATAATATTTGATGCACTCGGTTTAACCCAAGCAGAAAGGGAAGAAGTTTACTACGCCGTTGCAGAACTTGTGCAAAACAGATTAAATAAAGCGAAGAGTGTGTGA